The Streptomyces sp. RKAG293 genome includes a region encoding these proteins:
- a CDS encoding TetR family transcriptional regulator, whose translation MTSRAKGDPPAGPDHVSGAGSQAAPKGEPRRRGRPSGTRAGATGSRDRILSAARAEFSARGYDKTSVRSIAKAAGVDPALVHHYFGTKEQVFAAAIETSFEPALQVPDVVGPGPDGIGERLARYFLGVWENPATRGPLLAVVRSALTHETAAAVLRGFLLRMLLERIAEDLRVPEPKLRAELAASQMVGIAILRYVIKVEPLASADVEDIVALVAPTLQRYLTEA comes from the coding sequence GTGACGTCCCGCGCGAAGGGCGACCCGCCGGCCGGGCCGGACCACGTCTCCGGAGCCGGATCGCAGGCCGCACCGAAGGGCGAGCCGCGTCGGCGTGGGCGTCCCAGCGGGACGCGGGCCGGGGCGACCGGCTCGCGGGACCGCATCCTGTCCGCCGCCCGCGCCGAGTTCTCGGCGCGCGGCTACGACAAGACGTCGGTCCGTTCGATCGCGAAGGCGGCGGGGGTGGACCCGGCGCTGGTGCACCATTACTTCGGCACCAAGGAGCAGGTCTTCGCGGCGGCGATCGAGACGTCCTTCGAGCCCGCGCTGCAGGTGCCCGACGTGGTGGGGCCGGGCCCCGACGGCATCGGTGAGCGGCTCGCCCGCTACTTCCTCGGCGTCTGGGAGAACCCGGCGACGCGCGGTCCGCTGCTGGCCGTGGTCCGGTCCGCGCTGACGCACGAGACGGCGGCGGCCGTACTGCGCGGGTTCCTGCTGCGCATGCTGCTGGAGCGCATCGCGGAGGACCTGCGGGTGCCGGAGCCGAAGCTGCGGGCCGAGCTGGCCGCCTCGCAGATGGTCGGGATCGCGATCCTGCGCTACGTGATCAAGGTGGAGCCGCTGGCCTCGGCCGATGTCGAGGACATCGTCGCGCTGGTGGCGCCTACGCTGCAGCGCTACCTGACCGAGGCGTGA
- the ilvD gene encoding dihydroxy-acid dehydratase, with protein sequence MPDLRSRTVTHGRNMAGARALMRASGVASADIGKPIIAVANSFTEFVPGHTHLQPVGRIVSEAILAAGAVPREFNTIAVDDGIAMGHGGMLYSLPSRDLIADSVEYMVEAHCADALICISNCDKITPGMLMAALRLNIPVVFVSGGPMEAGKATLVDGTVRKLDLVNAISDAVNENVSDEDILRIEENACPTCGSCSGMFTANSMNCLAEAIGLALPGNGSVLATHTSRKALYQDAGRTIVDITKRYYEQNDETVLPRNIATRAAFENAVALDIAMGGSTNTILHLMAAAQEAEVDFDMADIDALSRRLPCLSKVAPNGDYYMEDVHRAGGIPAILGELYRAGLLNEDVHTVHSPSLADWLKSWDIRGGSPSPEAVELFHAAPGCVRSASAFSQSERWDTLDTDAANGCIRDAAHAYSTEGGLAILYGNLAVDGCVVKTAGVDESIWTFEGPAVVVESQEAAVDAILTKRVKEGDVVVIRYEGPKGGPGMQEMLYPTSFLKGRGLGKACALITDGRFSGGTSGLSIGHCSPEAASGGTIALVEDGDLIRIDIPNRGVNLIVPDEELAARREALGGVYAPKGRVRKVSPALRAYAAMVTSADKGAVRDVSKLEG encoded by the coding sequence GTGCCCGATCTGAGGTCACGAACGGTCACCCACGGCAGGAACATGGCGGGGGCCCGCGCTCTGATGCGCGCTTCCGGTGTGGCCAGCGCCGACATCGGCAAGCCGATCATCGCGGTCGCCAACAGCTTCACCGAGTTCGTACCGGGTCACACCCATCTTCAGCCGGTCGGCCGGATCGTCTCCGAGGCGATCCTGGCGGCGGGCGCCGTCCCGCGTGAGTTCAACACCATCGCGGTCGACGACGGCATCGCGATGGGCCACGGCGGCATGCTCTACTCGCTGCCCTCGCGCGACCTGATCGCCGACTCCGTCGAGTACATGGTCGAGGCGCACTGCGCGGACGCGCTGATCTGCATCTCGAACTGCGACAAGATCACGCCCGGCATGCTGATGGCCGCCCTGCGCCTCAACATCCCGGTCGTCTTCGTCTCCGGCGGTCCGATGGAGGCCGGCAAGGCCACCCTCGTCGACGGCACCGTCCGCAAGCTCGACCTGGTCAACGCGATCTCCGACGCGGTCAACGAGAACGTCTCGGACGAGGACATCCTCCGCATCGAGGAGAACGCCTGCCCGACCTGCGGCTCGTGTTCCGGCATGTTCACCGCCAACTCGATGAACTGCCTCGCCGAGGCGATCGGTCTGGCGCTGCCCGGCAACGGTTCGGTGCTGGCCACCCACACCTCCCGCAAGGCGCTGTACCAGGACGCCGGCCGGACCATCGTCGACATCACCAAGCGGTACTACGAGCAGAACGACGAGACCGTCCTGCCGCGCAACATCGCGACCCGTGCCGCCTTCGAGAACGCCGTGGCGCTCGACATCGCCATGGGCGGCTCGACCAACACGATCCTGCACCTGATGGCCGCCGCGCAGGAGGCCGAGGTCGACTTCGACATGGCGGACATCGACGCGCTCTCGCGCCGACTGCCCTGTCTGTCGAAGGTCGCGCCGAACGGCGACTACTACATGGAGGACGTGCACCGGGCCGGCGGCATCCCCGCCATCCTCGGCGAGCTGTACCGCGCGGGCCTGCTGAACGAGGACGTGCACACCGTGCACTCGCCCTCGCTCGCCGACTGGCTCAAGAGCTGGGACATCCGCGGCGGCTCCCCGTCGCCCGAGGCCGTCGAGCTCTTCCACGCCGCCCCCGGCTGCGTCCGCTCCGCGTCCGCCTTCTCGCAGTCCGAGCGCTGGGACACCCTCGACACGGACGCCGCCAACGGCTGCATCCGCGACGCCGCGCACGCCTACTCCACCGAGGGCGGCCTGGCGATCCTGTACGGCAACCTCGCCGTGGACGGCTGCGTCGTGAAGACCGCCGGTGTCGACGAGTCGATCTGGACCTTCGAGGGCCCCGCCGTCGTGGTGGAGTCCCAGGAGGCCGCCGTCGACGCGATCCTCACCAAGCGTGTCAAGGAGGGCGACGTCGTCGTCATCCGCTACGAGGGCCCCAAGGGCGGCCCCGGCATGCAGGAGATGCTCTACCCGACCTCGTTCCTCAAGGGCCGCGGTCTGGGCAAGGCCTGCGCGCTCATCACCGACGGCCGCTTCTCCGGCGGTACCTCGGGGCTGTCGATCGGCCACTGCTCCCCGGAAGCGGCGTCCGGCGGCACCATCGCCCTCGTCGAGGACGGCGACCTGATCCGCATCGACATCCCGAACCGCGGCGTCAACCTCATCGTTCCCGACGAGGAACTCGCCGCCCGCCGCGAGGCGTTGGGCGGCGTCTACGCCCCCAAGGGCCGCGTGCGCAAGGTCTCGCCGGCCCTGCGCGCCTACGCCGCGATGGTGACCAGCGCGGACAAGGGCGCGGTCCGCGACGTCAGCAAGCTCGAAGGCTAG